From a region of the Tachypleus tridentatus isolate NWPU-2018 chromosome 1, ASM421037v1, whole genome shotgun sequence genome:
- the LOC143257526 gene encoding uncharacterized protein LOC143257526, with the protein MKCLTVIFMFFGMAIAQNARGYGSPPAGQSQVFLRDFSGESQFNVNGQIPHRNSVIGISQNVPPARPGSQQTNSNFNLNPVAQNNLPDNQLLPLPPGGQMAQILNIEVQCEKETMGLKIEFSTPFNGIIYSKGFYSDSTCLYVVPNSGRSVYEFTVHLDRCGTQFVDQFNQGGQAYLENTIIIQNEPGFQEVWDTARHIRCLWTGQFERTVTSNVNVDMLDIISITYSGDSVDSYMDIQVGRGPFAAPVTGLVRIGDTLTAVVYVQGANDFDIHVKECTAHAGDVSSSVRLTDARGCVIKKKLMGPWQKTRQTGNSGAGIIAYAFFQAFKFPDTMEVFLECNIELCKFQCQDFCPEYPQPRSGRKKRESRPNLQMVEEDKDGILRLNDKVGSIRLLRGIRVVSPEDITVSESRNGTMTLSTGKFTNGSFCLSTSSFVTALVVILLILVISCTTTVFLCIKVRNTSSIQSSALHAYSHRDLLGKP; encoded by the exons ATGAAGTGTTTGACtgtgattttcatgtttttcGGG ATGGCTATTGCTCAGAATGCAAGGGGTTATGGCTCTCCCCCTGCCGGGCAAAGCCAGGTTTTTTTGCGGGATTTCTCTGGTGAATCCCAGTTTAATGTAAATGGTCAAATCCCTCACCGAAATTCCGTGATAGGAATATCACAAAACGTCCCTCCCGCGAGACCAGGATCCCAGCAGACCAACTCTAACTTCAATCTCAATCCTGTTGCCCAGAATAATCTTCCAGACAATCAACTCCTACCCTTACCTCCAGGGGGACAGATGGCTCAGATTCTCAATATTGAAGTCCAGTGTGAAAAAGAGACCATGGGGTTAAAAATAGAATTCAGCACGCCTTTCAATGGAATCATTTATTCCAAAGGATTTTACAG TGACAGTACCTGTTTGTATGTGGTACCAAACAGCGGTCGATCTGTTTACGAATTCACTGTTCACCTCGATCGTTGTGGTACCCAGTTTGTAGACCAATTCAACCAAGGTGGCCAAGCTTACTTGGAAAATACTATAATAATCCAAAACGAACCTGGTTTTCAAGAAGTGTGGGATACTGCACGACATATTCGGTGTCTCTGGACAGGCCAGTTTGAAAGGACCGTTACGTCCAACGTTAACGTGGACATGTTGGATATTATCTCCATCACATACAGTGGAGACTCGGTGGACAGTTATATGGATATTCAGGTTGGGCGAGGACCATTTGCTGCTCCTGTTACAGGATTGGTCAGAATCGGAGATACCCTTACGGCGGTAGTTTACGTGCAAGGTGCTAATGACTTCGATATACACGTGAAAGAGTGTACTGCTCATGCTGGTGACGTCAGTAGCAGTGTGCGGCTGACAGACGCAAGAGGCTGCGTGATAAAGAAGAAGTTGATGGGTCCGTGGCAGAAAACAAGACAGACAGGAAACAGTGGAGCAGGAATCATTGCCTATGCTTTTTTCCAGGCCTTTAAATTTCCAGACACAATGGAAGTATTCCTGGAATGTAACATCGAACTCTGCAAGTTCCAGTGTCAAGATTTCTGCCCCGAATATCCACAGCCTCGATCAGGAAGGAAGAAGCGAGAGTCTCGCCCAAATCTTCAAATGGTGGAGGAAGACAAGGACGGCATCCTTAGACTTAACGACAAAGTGGGGTCAATCCGTTTACTTCGTGGTATCCGGGTGGTTTCTCCAGAGGATATCACTGTTTCTGAGAGCAGAAATGGAACAATGACCTTGTCTACAGGAAAGTTTACCAACGGAAGTTTTTGTCTGTCTACATCCAGTTTCGTCACAGCCTTAGTGGTAATCCTTCTGATCCTTGTCATCTCTTGCACAACCACTGTCTTCCTCTGTATCAAAGTCCGCAACACTTCTTCCATCCAGTCCTCTGCACTACACGCTTACTCCCACCGCGATTTGCTGGGCAAACCTTAG